The following are encoded in a window of Nocardioides houyundeii genomic DNA:
- the treS gene encoding maltose alpha-D-glucosyltransferase codes for MEERGATNDFEDTSSTAEQPDWFKTAVFYEVLVRSFRDSNGDGIGDFRGLIEKLDYLAWLGVDCLWVPPFFTSPLRDGGYDVADYTNILPECGTVEDFHDFLDECHQRGIRVIIDFVMNHTSDAHPWFQASRSDPDGPYGDFYVWSDTDELYEDARIIFVDTEPSNWTFDPVRGQYYWHRFFHHQPDLNFDNPAVQQAMLDAMGFWLDMGLDGFRLDAVPYLYERPGTNGENLPETHDFLKVCRRFVDENYPGRVLLCEANQWPSDVVEYFGDPEVGGDECHMAFHFPVMPRIFMAVRRESRFPISEILEQTPAIPENCQWGIFLRNHDELTLEMVTDEDRDYMWDEYAKDPRMKANIGIRRRLAPLLENDINQIELFTALLLSLPGSPVLYYGDEIGMGDNIWLGDRDGVRTPMQWTPDRNAGFSAANPGKLHLPTVQDPVYGYQSVNVEAQLANSSSLLQWTRRMIHARRQHPSFGLGDFTDLGGSNPTVLSYARSHTDAQGNREVILCVNNLSRFPQPVELDLRQYEGMVPVEMLGGVPFPAIGEMPYLLTAGGYGFYWFQLTEPMHEEGHA; via the coding sequence ATCGAGGAGCGAGGTGCGACCAACGACTTCGAGGACACCAGCTCGACGGCCGAGCAGCCGGACTGGTTCAAGACCGCGGTCTTCTACGAGGTGCTCGTCCGCTCGTTCCGTGACTCCAACGGCGACGGCATCGGCGACTTCCGGGGCCTGATCGAGAAGCTGGACTACCTGGCGTGGCTGGGCGTGGACTGCCTGTGGGTGCCGCCGTTCTTCACCTCGCCGCTGCGCGACGGTGGCTACGACGTCGCCGACTACACCAACATCCTGCCCGAGTGCGGCACCGTGGAGGACTTCCACGACTTCCTCGACGAGTGCCACCAGCGCGGCATCCGGGTGATCATCGACTTCGTCATGAACCACACCAGTGACGCCCACCCGTGGTTCCAGGCCAGCCGCAGCGACCCCGACGGGCCGTACGGCGACTTCTACGTGTGGTCGGACACCGACGAGCTCTACGAGGACGCGCGCATCATCTTCGTCGACACCGAGCCCTCGAACTGGACCTTCGACCCCGTCCGCGGCCAGTACTACTGGCACCGGTTCTTCCACCACCAGCCCGACCTCAACTTCGACAACCCCGCGGTGCAGCAGGCCATGCTCGACGCCATGGGCTTCTGGCTCGACATGGGCCTGGACGGGTTCCGGCTCGACGCCGTCCCCTACCTCTACGAGCGGCCCGGCACCAACGGCGAGAACCTCCCCGAGACCCACGACTTCCTCAAGGTGTGCCGTCGCTTCGTCGACGAGAACTACCCCGGCCGAGTGCTGCTGTGCGAGGCCAACCAGTGGCCCAGCGACGTGGTCGAGTACTTCGGCGACCCCGAGGTCGGCGGCGACGAGTGCCACATGGCGTTCCACTTCCCCGTCATGCCGCGCATCTTCATGGCCGTGCGCCGGGAGTCGCGGTTCCCGATCTCGGAGATCCTCGAGCAGACGCCCGCGATCCCCGAGAACTGCCAGTGGGGCATCTTCCTGCGCAACCACGACGAGCTGACCCTGGAGATGGTCACCGACGAGGACCGCGACTACATGTGGGACGAGTACGCCAAGGACCCCCGCATGAAGGCCAACATCGGCATCCGCCGCCGACTGGCGCCGCTGCTGGAGAACGACATCAACCAGATCGAGCTGTTCACCGCGCTGCTGCTGTCGCTGCCCGGCTCCCCGGTCCTCTACTACGGCGACGAGATCGGGATGGGCGACAACATCTGGCTCGGCGACCGCGACGGCGTCCGCACGCCGATGCAGTGGACCCCGGACCGCAACGCCGGCTTCTCGGCGGCCAACCCCGGCAAGCTGCACCTGCCGACGGTCCAGGACCCGGTCTACGGCTACCAGTCGGTCAACGTGGAGGCCCAGCTGGCCAACTCCTCCTCGCTGCTGCAGTGGACGCGCCGGATGATCCACGCCCGCCGCCAGCACCCGTCGTTCGGGCTCGGGGACTTCACCGACCTGGGGGGCTCCAACCCCACCGTCCTCTCCTACGCCCGCTCCCACACCGACGCCCAGGGGAACCGCGAGGTCATCCTGTGCGTCAACAACCTCTCCCGCTTCCCCCAGCCGGTCGAGCTCGACCTGCGGCAGTACGAGGGCATGGTCCCGGTCGAGATGCTGGGCGGCGTGCCGTTCCCGGCCATCGGCGAGATGCCCTACCTGCTGACCGCCGGTGGGTACGGCTTCTACTGGTTCCAGCTCACCGAGCCGATGCACGAGGAGGGGCACGCATGA
- a CDS encoding maltokinase N-terminal cap-like domain-containing protein, translating into MSAHEDLMSLLSGARWFGGKGRQASVTGTRRLGVVPGDGPSVVIDLVQVEYADGGEPDLYQVPLSLYEHPQERLEHALVGVWEEPDFGRVHAYDALHDREAMALWLHSFAAEPAPQGDLLFHRVPGHELDLEAHSTLFTGEQSNSSVRFGEDAVLKVFRKVTPGVNPDISIHEVLTRAGSDHVAALYGWLDVVDAESDAVIQLAMLQQFLRTASDGWELALASVRNLFAEGDLHPDEVGGDFAAEAARLGVALRETHEVLAENFPRLERTPEEMAELSATMHRRLDEALAVVPELEAYVDLLRQTYDEVAGLRDVTVQQIHGDLHLGQTLRTVKGWKIVDFEGEPARPLAQRMLPDSVWRDVAGMLRSFDYAPRATAMTYPAGEGAEQRAYRAREWSARNRAAFLEAYHEGPVTGEDHVLLTAYTADKAVYEVLYEARNRPSWQGIPLAGLEQLAAHDLKPASNGETS; encoded by the coding sequence ATGAGCGCACACGAGGACCTCATGTCACTGCTGAGCGGCGCACGCTGGTTCGGTGGGAAGGGACGCCAGGCATCCGTGACGGGCACCCGCCGCCTGGGCGTGGTGCCCGGCGACGGGCCCTCGGTGGTGATCGACCTGGTGCAGGTGGAGTACGCCGACGGCGGGGAGCCGGACCTCTACCAGGTGCCCCTCTCCCTCTACGAGCACCCTCAGGAGCGTCTGGAGCACGCCCTGGTGGGCGTCTGGGAGGAGCCGGACTTCGGTCGGGTGCACGCCTACGACGCGCTGCACGACCGGGAGGCGATGGCGCTCTGGCTCCACTCGTTCGCCGCGGAGCCGGCCCCCCAGGGCGACCTGCTGTTCCACCGGGTGCCCGGTCACGAGCTGGACCTGGAGGCGCACTCCACGCTGTTCACCGGCGAGCAGTCCAACTCCTCGGTCCGCTTCGGCGAGGACGCGGTGCTCAAGGTGTTCCGCAAGGTCACCCCGGGGGTGAACCCCGACATCTCCATCCACGAGGTGCTCACCCGGGCCGGCTCCGACCACGTGGCGGCCCTCTACGGCTGGCTCGACGTGGTCGACGCGGAGTCCGACGCCGTGATCCAGCTGGCGATGCTCCAGCAGTTCCTGCGCACCGCCAGCGACGGCTGGGAGCTGGCGCTGGCCAGCGTCCGCAACCTCTTCGCCGAGGGCGACCTGCACCCCGACGAGGTCGGTGGCGACTTCGCCGCGGAGGCCGCCCGTCTGGGGGTCGCCCTGCGCGAGACCCACGAGGTGCTCGCCGAGAACTTCCCCCGGCTCGAGCGGACCCCCGAGGAGATGGCCGAGCTGTCCGCCACGATGCACCGCCGGCTGGACGAGGCCCTGGCGGTCGTGCCGGAGCTCGAGGCCTACGTCGACCTGTTGCGCCAGACCTACGACGAGGTCGCGGGCCTGCGCGACGTGACGGTCCAGCAGATCCACGGAGACCTCCACCTCGGACAGACCCTGCGCACCGTCAAGGGCTGGAAGATCGTGGACTTCGAGGGCGAGCCCGCGCGGCCGCTGGCCCAGCGGATGCTGCCGGACTCGGTCTGGCGCGACGTGGCCGGAATGCTGCGCTCCTTCGACTACGCACCCCGCGCCACCGCCATGACCTACCCGGCCGGCGAGGGTGCCGAGCAACGCGCGTACCGGGCCCGGGAGTGGTCGGCGCGCAACCGCGCCGCCTTCCTCGAGGCCTACCACGAGGGCCCGGTGACCGGTGAGGACCACGTGCTGCTGACGGCGTACACGGCCGACAAGGCGGTCTACGAGGTGCTCTACGAAGCCAGGAACCGTCCGAGCTGGCAGGGCATCCCGCTGGCCGGGCTGGAGCAGCTGGCCGCCCACGACCTGAAACCCGCGTCGAACGGAGAGACCTCATGA
- the glgB gene encoding 1,4-alpha-glucan branching protein GlgB, which yields MTGPGELDIHLINEGRHEDLWQVLGAHVVDDGTTFSVWAPNAREVQVAGSFNDWDGTRTPLAAIGSSGVWHAMAPGVGNGAQYKFRILSADGVWRDKADPMAFHTQVPPETASVVFESDYTWNDQEWMRQRAERRHVDEPMSIYEMHLASWRRHPDGRIYTWSEIADQLVDYVRDLGFTHVELMPVMEHPFGGSWGYQVTSYFAPTSRMGDPDGFRLLVDRLHRAGIGVIVDWVPAHFPKDEFALARFDGTPLYEDPNPSRGEHPDWGTYVFNFGRREVRNFLVANALYWLEEFHVDGLRVDAVASMLYLDYSREAGQWTPNVHGGRENLEAVQFLQEMNATVYARVPGAITIAEESTSWPGVTRPTSEDGLGFGFKWNMGWMHDSLSYVEKDPLYRSHHHGQLTFSLVYAWSENFVLPISHDEVVHGKGSLLRKMPGDRWKQLANLRAYLAFMWAHPGKQLIFMGTEFAQEAEWAEARELDWWLLEHPEHRGVHDLVRDMNQVYRESPALYGRDNSPEGFAWIDAHDANRNVFSFVRRSPDAEDLVCVANFSAVPHEGYRLALPSAGTWDEVLNTDAEGYTGSGVGNLGRVEAAAEPFGGQPASATIVVPPLATLWLRRQPAAAARA from the coding sequence ATGACCGGCCCCGGAGAGCTCGACATCCACCTGATCAACGAAGGCCGCCACGAGGACCTGTGGCAGGTGCTGGGAGCCCACGTCGTCGACGACGGCACCACCTTCTCGGTGTGGGCGCCGAACGCCCGCGAGGTGCAGGTGGCCGGCAGCTTCAACGACTGGGACGGGACCCGGACGCCCCTCGCGGCGATCGGCTCCTCCGGCGTGTGGCACGCCATGGCACCCGGGGTCGGCAACGGCGCCCAGTACAAGTTCCGCATCCTCAGCGCGGACGGCGTCTGGCGGGACAAGGCCGACCCGATGGCCTTCCACACCCAGGTGCCCCCGGAGACCGCCTCGGTGGTCTTCGAGTCCGACTACACCTGGAACGACCAGGAGTGGATGCGCCAGCGCGCCGAGCGGCGCCACGTGGACGAGCCGATGTCGATCTACGAGATGCACCTGGCCTCCTGGCGGCGACACCCCGACGGCCGGATCTACACCTGGTCCGAGATCGCCGACCAGCTCGTGGACTACGTGCGCGACCTCGGTTTCACCCACGTGGAGCTGATGCCGGTGATGGAGCACCCCTTCGGCGGCTCCTGGGGCTACCAGGTGACCTCCTACTTCGCGCCGACCTCGCGGATGGGCGACCCCGACGGCTTCCGGCTCCTGGTCGACCGGCTGCACCGGGCCGGGATCGGCGTCATCGTGGACTGGGTCCCGGCCCACTTCCCCAAGGACGAATTCGCCCTCGCCAGGTTCGACGGCACCCCGCTCTACGAGGACCCGAACCCCTCCCGCGGCGAGCACCCCGACTGGGGCACCTACGTGTTCAACTTCGGCCGTCGTGAGGTGCGCAACTTCCTGGTCGCCAACGCCCTGTACTGGCTGGAGGAGTTCCACGTGGACGGCCTCCGGGTGGACGCGGTGGCCTCGATGCTCTACCTGGACTACTCCCGCGAGGCGGGGCAGTGGACGCCCAACGTGCACGGCGGCCGCGAGAACCTGGAGGCGGTGCAGTTCCTGCAGGAGATGAACGCCACCGTCTACGCCCGGGTGCCGGGTGCCATCACCATCGCGGAGGAGTCCACCTCCTGGCCCGGCGTCACGCGGCCGACGTCCGAGGACGGCCTGGGCTTCGGCTTCAAGTGGAACATGGGCTGGATGCACGACTCGCTGTCCTACGTGGAGAAGGACCCGCTGTACCGCAGCCACCACCACGGCCAGCTCACGTTCTCCCTGGTCTACGCCTGGTCGGAGAACTTCGTGCTGCCGATCAGCCACGACGAGGTCGTGCACGGCAAGGGATCCCTGCTGCGCAAGATGCCCGGGGACCGCTGGAAGCAACTGGCGAACCTGCGGGCCTACCTGGCGTTCATGTGGGCGCACCCCGGCAAGCAGCTGATCTTCATGGGCACCGAGTTCGCCCAGGAGGCCGAGTGGGCCGAGGCACGCGAGCTCGACTGGTGGCTGCTGGAGCACCCCGAGCACCGCGGCGTGCACGACCTGGTGCGGGACATGAACCAGGTCTACCGCGAGTCCCCGGCGCTGTACGGCCGGGACAACTCGCCGGAGGGCTTCGCCTGGATCGACGCGCACGACGCCAACCGCAACGTCTTCAGCTTCGTACGCCGCTCCCCCGACGCCGAGGACCTCGTCTGCGTCGCCAACTTCTCCGCGGTGCCCCACGAGGGCTACCGGCTCGCGCTGCCCTCGGCCGGCACCTGGGACGAGGTGCTCAACACCGACGCCGAGGGCTACACCGGGTCCGGGGTGGGCAACCTGGGCCGGGTCGAGGCCGCGGCGGAGCCGTTCGGCGGACAGCCCGCCAGCGCCACGATCGTGGTGCCTCCCCTGGCCACCCTCTGGCTACGGCGCCAGCCGGCGGCGGCGGCCCGGGCCTAG
- a CDS encoding NUDIX hydrolase, protein MTDPISVTIVAPGVARLAWTPDHTVDEVRREVASALLAHSRVEVLVDPEDQSAQRTATWSGMHREGVRRGVEADGRSGDRIVYARLATDQPVGEPGGFRALLNSFLPRKRAISQMLIRDESDRVLLCQLTYKSDWDLPGGVVEVGESPQVAVCREVEEELSLDLPAGPLLLTDWLPPWGGWDDALCLVFDGGVLPADALARVVRQEREIAAVRFCTVEEVRARAADFTARRVEAALANLGGGPAYTESGR, encoded by the coding sequence GTGACCGATCCGATCAGCGTGACCATCGTCGCGCCCGGCGTGGCACGCCTGGCGTGGACGCCCGACCACACGGTCGACGAGGTACGCCGCGAGGTGGCGTCCGCGCTGCTCGCGCACTCCCGGGTGGAGGTGCTGGTCGACCCCGAGGACCAGTCCGCGCAGCGCACCGCGACCTGGTCGGGGATGCACCGCGAGGGAGTCCGGCGCGGCGTGGAGGCCGACGGGCGGTCCGGTGACCGCATCGTCTACGCCCGTCTCGCCACCGACCAGCCGGTCGGTGAGCCGGGCGGGTTCCGGGCCCTGCTCAACTCCTTCCTGCCCCGCAAGCGGGCGATCAGCCAGATGCTCATCCGGGACGAGTCCGACCGGGTCCTGCTCTGCCAGCTCACCTACAAGAGCGACTGGGACCTGCCCGGAGGCGTGGTCGAGGTCGGGGAGTCCCCCCAGGTCGCGGTGTGCCGGGAGGTCGAGGAGGAGCTCTCCCTCGACCTGCCCGCGGGCCCGCTGCTGCTCACCGACTGGCTGCCGCCGTGGGGCGGCTGGGACGACGCGCTGTGCCTGGTCTTCGACGGCGGCGTGCTGCCCGCCGACGCGCTGGCCCGGGTGGTCCGCCAGGAGCGCGAGATCGCCGCCGTCCGGTTCTGCACCGTCGAGGAGGTCCGCGCGCGCGCCGCCGACTTCACCGCTCGTCGCGTCGAGGCCGCACTCGCCAACCTCGGCGGCGGGCCGGCGTACACCGAGTCGGGACGCTAG
- the ppdK gene encoding pyruvate, phosphate dikinase — MAWVTNFGQGSKEQKDLLGGKGANLAEMTNLGLPVPPGFTISTQACRAYLGEGGDPEGLVEEVTQHLRVLERTMGRTLGDADDPLLVSVRSGAKFSMPGMMETVLNIGLNDDSVRGLAERSGNERFAQDSYRRLLQMFGSTVLHVDSKHFARALDEAKSAKGTTADLDLDAADMTDLVARFKAIITEQTGSDFPQDPREQLDLAIHAVFDSWNTDRARLYRRQERIPEDLGTAVNVQTMVFGNFGMDSGSGVAFTRDPASGNQGVYGDYLQNAQGEDVVAGIRNTVSLADFAEIDRRSHDELLEIMATLERHYRDMCDIEFTVEEGKLWMLQTRVGKRTPEAAFRISQHMVDEGMIDADEQLRRVTGDQLASLMFPRFDASAERELIARGMNASPGAAVGRVVFDSAAAVEWAGRGEPVILVRKETNPDDLSGMVVAEGILTSRGGKTSHAAVVARGMGRTCVCGAESLDVDVEAKQARIRDGGVISEGDTISIDGATGEVFLGAVPVSPSHVVRHFEGEEVAEHVVAAVANVMKQADSRRRLRVRANADTPEDAARARRFGAEGIGLCRTEHMFLGERRTLVERLIVAEDRATQLEALDALLPLQREDFNGILEAMDGLPVTIRLIDPPLHEFLPDYTELSVKVALAESRGEVDEHDRVLLDHVRRLHEQNPMLGLRGVRLGIQIPDLFLMQARAILHAAADRVEAGGHPLPEIMVPLVASVREFDVVKRDILAVAEEVQAERGVRVEFKLGTMIELPRAAFLADRIAKSADFFSFGTNDLTQMAWGFSRDDVESAFFSKYFDHGIFDVSPFESLDQLGVGGMVAMGTEKGRQTKPDLKVGVCGEHGGDPVSIHFFDRTGLDYVSCSPFRVPVARLEAGRSALG; from the coding sequence ATGGCATGGGTGACGAACTTCGGTCAGGGCAGCAAGGAGCAGAAGGACCTGCTGGGGGGCAAGGGCGCCAACCTCGCGGAGATGACGAACCTGGGGCTGCCGGTGCCGCCGGGGTTCACCATCTCCACCCAGGCCTGCCGGGCCTACCTGGGTGAGGGCGGCGACCCCGAGGGGCTGGTCGAGGAGGTGACCCAGCACCTGCGGGTCCTGGAGCGCACCATGGGCCGCACCCTGGGCGACGCCGACGACCCGCTCCTGGTGAGCGTGCGGTCGGGGGCGAAGTTCTCGATGCCCGGGATGATGGAGACCGTCCTCAACATCGGTCTCAACGACGACTCGGTGCGTGGCCTGGCCGAGCGCAGCGGCAACGAGCGGTTCGCGCAGGACTCCTACCGCCGGCTGCTGCAGATGTTCGGGTCCACGGTGCTGCACGTGGACTCCAAGCACTTCGCCCGTGCCCTGGACGAGGCGAAGTCGGCCAAGGGCACCACCGCGGACCTCGACCTCGACGCCGCGGACATGACCGACCTGGTGGCGAGGTTCAAGGCGATCATCACCGAGCAGACCGGGTCCGACTTCCCCCAGGACCCCCGCGAGCAGCTGGACCTGGCCATCCACGCCGTCTTCGACTCCTGGAACACCGACCGGGCGCGCCTCTACCGTCGCCAGGAGCGGATCCCCGAGGACCTCGGCACGGCCGTCAACGTGCAGACCATGGTCTTCGGCAACTTCGGCATGGACTCCGGGTCGGGGGTGGCGTTCACCCGCGATCCCGCCTCCGGCAACCAGGGCGTGTACGGCGACTACCTGCAGAACGCCCAGGGCGAGGACGTGGTGGCCGGCATCCGGAACACCGTCTCGCTGGCCGACTTCGCCGAGATCGACCGTCGCTCGCACGACGAGCTGCTGGAGATCATGGCCACCCTGGAGCGCCACTACCGCGACATGTGCGACATCGAGTTCACCGTGGAGGAGGGCAAGCTCTGGATGCTGCAGACCCGGGTCGGCAAGCGCACCCCGGAGGCGGCGTTCCGCATCTCCCAGCACATGGTGGACGAGGGCATGATCGACGCCGACGAGCAGCTGCGCCGGGTCACCGGCGACCAGCTCGCCAGCCTGATGTTCCCCCGGTTCGACGCCTCCGCCGAGCGTGAGCTGATCGCTCGCGGGATGAACGCCTCCCCCGGCGCGGCCGTCGGCCGGGTCGTCTTCGACTCGGCCGCCGCCGTGGAGTGGGCCGGGCGGGGCGAGCCGGTGATCCTGGTGCGCAAGGAGACCAACCCCGACGACCTGTCCGGGATGGTGGTCGCCGAGGGCATCCTCACCAGTCGCGGCGGCAAGACCAGCCACGCGGCCGTGGTGGCCCGGGGCATGGGCCGCACCTGCGTGTGCGGAGCGGAGAGCCTCGACGTGGACGTCGAGGCGAAGCAGGCGCGCATCCGCGACGGCGGGGTCATCAGCGAGGGCGACACCATCTCGATCGACGGCGCGACCGGTGAGGTCTTCCTCGGGGCGGTCCCGGTCTCGCCCTCCCACGTGGTGCGGCACTTCGAGGGTGAGGAGGTCGCCGAGCACGTGGTGGCCGCCGTCGCCAACGTGATGAAGCAGGCGGACTCCCGGCGCCGGCTGCGGGTCCGCGCCAACGCGGACACTCCCGAGGACGCCGCACGCGCGCGCAGGTTCGGCGCCGAGGGCATCGGGCTGTGCCGCACCGAGCACATGTTCCTGGGCGAGCGACGCACCCTGGTCGAGCGCCTGATCGTGGCCGAGGACCGGGCCACCCAGCTGGAGGCGCTCGACGCCCTGCTCCCGCTCCAGCGCGAGGACTTCAACGGCATCCTGGAGGCGATGGACGGGCTGCCGGTGACGATCCGGCTGATCGACCCACCGCTGCACGAGTTCCTGCCCGACTACACCGAGCTGTCGGTGAAGGTCGCGCTGGCCGAGTCCCGCGGCGAGGTAGACGAGCACGACCGGGTGCTGCTCGACCACGTCCGCAGGCTGCACGAGCAGAACCCCATGCTGGGCCTGCGGGGCGTCCGGCTGGGCATCCAGATCCCCGACCTGTTCCTGATGCAGGCTCGCGCGATCCTCCACGCTGCTGCGGACCGGGTCGAGGCCGGCGGTCACCCGCTCCCGGAGATCATGGTGCCGCTGGTGGCCAGCGTGCGGGAGTTCGACGTGGTCAAGCGCGACATCCTCGCGGTCGCCGAGGAGGTCCAGGCCGAGCGCGGAGTGCGGGTGGAGTTCAAGCTGGGCACGATGATCGAGCTGCCACGGGCTGCGTTCCTGGCCGACCGGATCGCGAAGTCGGCAGACTTCTTCTCCTTCGGCACCAACGACCTGACCCAGATGGCCTGGGGCTTCTCCCGCGACGACGTGGAGTCGGCGTTCTTCTCCAAGTACTTCGACCACGGGATCTTCGACGTCTCCCCGTTCGAGTCCCTGGACCAGCTCGGCGTGGGCGGCATGGTCGCGATGGGCACCGAGAAGGGTCGCCAGACCAAGCCCGACCTCAAGGTGGGCGTCTGCGGGGAGCACGGTGGGGACCCGGTCTCGATCCACTTCTTCGACCGCACCGGCCTGGACTACGTCTCCTGCTCGCCGTTCCGGGTGCCGGTGGCCCGCCTCGAGGCCGGTCGCTCCGCGCTGGGCTGA
- a CDS encoding tetratricopeptide repeat protein produces the protein MTQRPFSRPGAIDLSALKRPAPTTAAGAGSTPQPDAGSSAYAVDVTEQNFQQVLESSMTAPVLLVFYSHTRMPESGQLADDLRALSGEFEGRFLVGLVDIDAAPQIAQAMQIPSIPLVVAVIEGRPMPLFQDVLPREELRAALTQVVQQLTTQGIVERHQPRDAAAVQGVDLDEVDPRYAAAQDALGEGDVDRAVAEYQKLIDANPADLEAAAGLAMARVLQRTAGVDLNSARAAAAQAPDDVDAQTLVADLDMLGGHVEDAFTRLVELVRRTAGDDRTRARDHLLGLFAAVGNDDPRVLRGRQNLASALF, from the coding sequence ATGACGCAGCGTCCGTTCTCCCGTCCCGGAGCCATCGACCTCTCCGCCCTCAAGCGACCCGCCCCGACCACCGCCGCCGGGGCCGGCTCGACGCCTCAGCCCGACGCCGGCTCCAGTGCCTACGCGGTCGACGTGACGGAGCAGAACTTCCAGCAGGTGCTGGAGTCCTCCATGACGGCCCCGGTGCTGCTGGTCTTCTACTCCCACACCCGGATGCCCGAGAGCGGGCAGCTCGCCGACGACCTCCGCGCGCTGTCGGGCGAGTTCGAGGGCAGGTTCCTGGTGGGTCTGGTGGACATCGACGCCGCGCCGCAGATCGCCCAGGCCATGCAGATCCCCTCGATCCCGCTCGTGGTCGCGGTGATCGAGGGTCGCCCGATGCCGCTCTTCCAGGACGTGCTGCCCCGGGAGGAGCTGCGCGCCGCCCTCACCCAGGTGGTCCAGCAGCTCACCACCCAGGGCATCGTCGAACGGCACCAGCCGCGGGACGCCGCCGCCGTGCAGGGTGTCGACCTCGACGAGGTGGACCCCCGGTACGCCGCGGCGCAGGACGCACTGGGGGAGGGGGACGTGGACCGGGCGGTCGCGGAGTACCAGAAGCTGATCGACGCCAACCCCGCGGACCTCGAGGCCGCCGCCGGCCTGGCGATGGCCAGGGTCCTGCAGCGCACGGCCGGGGTCGACCTCAACTCGGCGCGGGCTGCGGCTGCGCAGGCGCCGGACGACGTCGACGCCCAGACCCTGGTCGCGGACCTCGACATGCTCGGCGGTCACGTCGAGGACGCGTTCACCCGGCTGGTCGAGCTGGTCCGCCGTACGGCCGGGGACGATCGCACCCGCGCCCGCGACCACCTGCTCGGGCTCTTCGCTGCTGTGGGCAACGACGACCCCCGGGTGCTGCGGGGTCGGCAGAACCTCGCCTCTGCCCTGTTCTGA
- a CDS encoding acetyl-CoA hydrolase/transferase family protein, which translates to MTLTNVLSTLPADPRIVVSGNHATPWHVLGLVDTELDSYRLWALNGQHGLPDRPGVELETSFVGPGQRRSARLRYVPCRLSMVPSLFHSTQPPDLVLVHTTEPRNGYVSLGVEVNVIPAAIEAARARGGQVVAQVNRQMPWTGGAALVRVDQIDLMIPADGPLPTAPPGGIDDDYALIGARVADRVSDGSCLQAGIGAVPDASMRGLVGRRGLQIWTEMFSDSVLALELAGALDQAVPIRSSFLFGSAELLEWVDGNERIEMLRTEVSNDPARIAANPQMTSINTALQVDLFGQANASRISARIHSGFGGQTDFIVGALHSQGGQALIALKSWHPKADCSTIVPLVDEPVTSFQMSAVVTEHGVAQVFGHDQREQARALIEQAAHPSVREELWEEAAGLGLA; encoded by the coding sequence GTGACCCTGACGAACGTGCTCTCCACCCTGCCCGCCGACCCCCGCATCGTGGTGAGCGGGAACCATGCGACGCCCTGGCACGTGCTGGGGCTGGTCGATACCGAGCTGGACTCCTACCGGCTGTGGGCGCTCAACGGCCAGCACGGTCTGCCCGACCGGCCCGGAGTGGAGCTGGAGACCTCCTTCGTGGGGCCAGGGCAGCGCCGCAGCGCCCGGCTGCGGTACGTCCCGTGCCGGCTCTCCATGGTCCCGAGCCTGTTCCACAGCACCCAGCCGCCGGACCTGGTCCTGGTGCACACCACCGAGCCGCGCAACGGCTACGTCTCCCTGGGGGTCGAGGTCAACGTGATCCCGGCGGCCATCGAGGCCGCACGGGCCCGTGGGGGACAGGTGGTGGCCCAGGTTAACCGGCAGATGCCGTGGACCGGGGGGGCGGCGCTCGTCCGGGTGGACCAGATCGACCTGATGATCCCGGCCGACGGTCCGCTGCCTACCGCTCCTCCGGGCGGGATCGACGACGACTACGCGCTCATCGGTGCCCGAGTGGCGGACCGGGTCTCGGACGGCTCGTGCCTCCAGGCCGGCATCGGCGCGGTTCCGGACGCCAGCATGAGGGGCCTGGTGGGGCGCAGAGGGCTGCAGATCTGGACCGAGATGTTCTCCGACAGCGTGCTGGCCCTGGAGCTGGCCGGGGCGTTGGACCAGGCAGTCCCGATCCGCTCGTCCTTCCTCTTCGGCTCGGCCGAGCTGCTGGAGTGGGTGGACGGCAACGAGCGGATCGAGATGCTGCGGACCGAGGTGTCCAACGACCCTGCCCGGATCGCCGCCAACCCGCAGATGACCAGCATCAACACGGCACTGCAGGTCGACCTGTTCGGCCAGGCGAACGCGTCTCGGATCAGCGCCCGCATCCACTCCGGCTTCGGGGGCCAGACCGACTTCATCGTCGGCGCGCTGCACAGCCAGGGCGGACAGGCGCTGATCGCCCTCAAGTCCTGGCACCCGAAGGCGGACTGCTCCACGATCGTCCCGCTCGTCGACGAGCCGGTCACCTCGTTCCAGATGAGCGCGGTGGTGACCGAGCACGGGGTGGCCCAGGTCTTCGGCCACGACCAGCGCGAGCAGGCGCGCGCCCTGATCGAGCAGGCGGCCCACCCCTCGGTGCGCGAAGAGCTGTGGGAGGAGGCGGCGGGACTCGGCCTGGCCTGA